The proteins below are encoded in one region of Drosophila santomea strain STO CAGO 1482 chromosome 3R, Prin_Dsan_1.1, whole genome shotgun sequence:
- the LOC120451506 gene encoding E3 ubiquitin-protein ligase RNF113A, translating into MSEEAASTSAFGFKKRNIKKGAGIRRKKESSSNESAKSSDEETKGKASALVRAENRRKRTNPNFQSTKTLSKAKRQAGAPGEDCSSSASDDDKLGIAYKSKREALPSGPQDQGATSINEVDTELDRDAQAIHARALKINEELEGKADDKIYRGLNNYAQYYKKQDTAAGNASSGMVRSGPIRAPAHLRATVRWDYQPDICKDYKETGYCGFGDSCKFLHDRSDYKAGWQLEMDHENQRTGDVDSDGDDGKYEIHSDEETLPFKCHICRQSFVNPVVTKCKHYFCEKCALAQYKKSQRCIICSQQTNGIFNPAKELIARLKTNPIENSDSDEEELGANEDKPRAEEEAQEISSDDSD; encoded by the exons ATGTCAGAAGAAGCGGCCAGCACGTCGGCCTTTGGCTTCAAGAAGCGAAACATCAAGAAGGGAGCAGGAATTCGTCGCAAAAAGGAATCTAGCAGTAATGAATCTG CAAAAAGCAGCGATGAAGAGACTAAAGGCAAAGCCAGTGCCCTAGTGCGAGCCGAGAACCGTCGAAAGCGGACCAATCCCAACTTTCAGAGCACCAAGACTCTCAGCAAAGCGAAGAGACAAGCAGGAGCACCCGGTGAAGATTGCTCATCCTCCGCCTCTGACGATGATAAACTGGGCATTGCGTACAAATCCAAACGCGAGGCGCTGCCCAGCGGACCCCAAGATCAGGGAGCCACATCCATTAATGAAGTGGACACTGAATTGGATCGCGATGCGCAGGCCATTCACGCGAGAGCCTTGAAAATCAACGAGGAGCTGGAGGGCAAGGCGGACGATAAGATCTATCGCGGACTCAATAACTATGCGCAGTACTACAAAAAACAGGATACAGCGGCAGGGAATGCCAGCTCCGGAATGGTACGAAGTGGTCCTATTAGGGCTCCTGCCCATCTTAGAGCAACTGTCAGGTGGGATTATCAGCCGGATATCTGCAAGGACTACAAGGAAACAGGATACTGCGGCTTTGGCGACAGCTGTAAGTTTCTGCACGATCGCAGTGATTACAAGGCGGGCTGGCAACTGGAAATGGATCATGAGAATCAGCGAACGGGTGATGTGGACTCCGATGGCGATGATGGCAAGTATGAGATTCACTCTGATGAAGAAACACTGCCTTTCAAGTGCCACATCTGCCGTCAGAGTTTTGTCAATCCCGTGGTAACAAA GTGCAAGCACTATTTCTGTGAAAAGTGCGCCTTGGCCCAGTACAAAAAGTCACAACGCTGCATCATCTGCTCTCAGCAAACAAATGGGATTTTCAATCCCGCAAAAGAACTGATAGCTCGTCTCAAGACGAATCCAATAGAAAACTCAGATAGCGATGAGGAGGAACTTGGAGCCAATGAGGATAAACCTCGAGCAGAGGAAGAGGCACAGGAGATATCTTCCGATGATAGtgattaa
- the LOC120451503 gene encoding protein I'm not dead yet 2 isoform X2, which produces MADQEAQRKFVLGRCCKFHWRGIITIIIPTLTMPILLHGLLNNMAEYKCLWLIVTMALMWITEALPIYVTALLPLIFCPILGLVNADKLCQQYFTETIVVFIGGLIVALGIEYCNLHTRIALRVIRIIGGSPRRLFVGIMIVSSFMGLWISNSAGTAMMCPIVKALITELNANNIFPVYMTQEEEPVEEGEPPHPSKITIAFYAGIAYANTIGGLGTLIGTGTNLVFKGIYSDRFPTSTVEITFANFMFYSIPVMVILNITLVIICFLITHMGLFRPKSKTGQIISEANKNRKLMEDVLRQRHIDLGPMNCHEIQMAIAFGSMIVLLITRKPGFFPGWSDLIDRKVVGSSAGMFLIVLLIFALPTQYTFFKYCCGKAPFSAQAIDALLSWEYVLRNIPWGLAFLLGRFLWFRPTYSKYVPSIRVVALPWPRPADKVDLT; this is translated from the exons ATGGCAGATCAAGAAGCACAACG GAAATTCGTCTTGGGACGCTGTTGTAAGTTCCACTGGCGAGGTATTATCACAATAATCATACCTACACTCACAATGCCGATTCTTTTACATGGTCTCCTGAACAACATGGCC GAGTACAAGTGCTTGTGGCTTATTGTCACCATGGCCCTGATGTGGATTACTGAAGCCCTACCGATTTATGTCACCGCATTGTTGCCCCTTATCTTTTGTCCGATACTTGGTCTTGTG AATGCCGATAAGCTTTGCCAACAGTACTTCACCGAAACCATAGTGGTATTCATAGGTGGGCTTATTGTGGCCTTGGGAATTGAGTACTGCAATCTACACACGAGAATTGCCCTGAGAGTTATTCGGATTATCGGTGGAAGTCCTAGGCG GCTATTTGTAGGCATTATGATTGTTAGTTCGTTTATGGGATTGTGGATATCCAACTCTGCCGGAACGGCTATGATGTGTCCCATTGTTAAAGCGCTGATCACAGAATTGAATGCC AACAACATATTTCCCGTTTATATGACGCAAGAAGAAGAACCAGTAGAGGAGGGAGA ACCACCACATCCGTCCAAGATTACGATAGCCTTCTACGCTGGCATAGCCTACGCCAACACCATTGGGGGACTGGGAACTCTGATTGGTACAGGAACGAATCTGGTCTTTAAAGGCATATACTCGGA CCGGTTTCCCACTTCCACGGTGGAGATTACATTTGCCAACTTCATGTTCTACTCGATCCCCGTGATGGTGATATTAAACATTACGCTGGTTATCATTTGTTTTCTCATAACACACATGGGCCTGTTTCGACCAAAAAGTAAGACCGGACAAATTATTTCTGAGGCCAACAAAAACAGGAAACTAATGGAGGATGTTTTGCGCCAGCGCCATATTGATTTGGGCCCAATGAACTGTCATGAAATTCAAATGGCCATCGCCTTTGGTTCTATGATAGTTCTTCTTATTACCCGCAAACCGGGCTTCTTTCCGGGCTGGAGTGATTTGATTGATAGAAA GGTAGTCGGAAGTTCAGCTGGAATGTTCTTGATTGTTCTATTGATTTTTGCTTTGCCCACCCAATATACGTTCTTTAAGTACTGCTGCGGTAAAG CTCCGTTTTCCGCCCAGGCGATAGATGCGTTATTATCTTGGGAATATGTTTTACGTAACATTCCCTGGGGCCTAGCATTTCTTCTGGGTAGGTTTCTTTGGTTCAGGCCCACATATTCGAAATATGTACCGAGTATACGA GTGGTGGCTTTGCCTTGGCCGAGGCCAGCCGACAAAGTGGACTTAACATAA
- the LOC120451508 gene encoding uncharacterized protein LOC120451508 → MAGGGRTAGKYGYSDNNYYSGHSYKSINDEIILVSIIMGITILVLITIALCYIAYEKCQKKREYYINA, encoded by the exons ATGGCCGGCGGGGGTAGGACAGCCGGCAAATACGGATATTCGGACAACAATTATTACAGTG GTCACTCGTACAAGAGCATCAACGATGAGATTATACTGGTCAGCATCATAATGGGTATCACCATACTGGTCCTCATCACCATCGCCCTGTGCTACATTGCGTATGAGAAGTGCCAGAAGAAGCGGGAGTACTATATCAACGCCTAG
- the LOC120451505 gene encoding protein I'm not dead yet 2 — MGDADGKLAGGQVVKRCCGFHWRGKATVIIPLITLPLLIYGILENNLAYVCMYLVANMALFWITEAIPLYLTALFPVFFLPLSGILTSEKVCGFYFSDTVVMFVGGLLIALAIEYSNLHQRIALNTILLVGCSPRRLHFGLVMVTCFISLWISNSAATAMMCPIVKAVLNEMEAQKIFAIYKSQEEEPVEEGDPPHPSTISMAFYFGIAYSSSIGGCGTLIGTGTNLTYKGLYDTRFPNSEEKIDFPIFMAYSIPFVVIVLIFLTYFSLQVTHMGLFRPNSKIGQEVKKGTESQDVVKDVIKQRKVELGPMSCHEIQVGLLFVLMIILLFTRKPGFFPGWADFLNAKAIGSGPPVFFATVLLFALPTQYTFFKYCCGKAPFPAQALDACLSWVYCQKYTPFGLAFLLGGGFALAEGSRVSGMAKMLGESLAFAGKMHSVLVISMCIIISLFCTAFASNVAICNILIPIFSEMALAIKVHPMKLTFPAALACSLAFHLPVSTPPNAIISGFTGLKTKYMAIAGVLPTFFSFLCLLFTGTVWTMLIYPGTTEFPKWAV, encoded by the exons ATGGGAGA TGCCGACGGAAAACTTGCAGGCGGCCAGGTCGTAAAGAGATGTTGCGGCTTCCATTGGAGGGGCAAGGCAACCGTCATAATTCCTCTCATCACATTGCCGTTACTGATCTATGGGATCCTGGAGAATAACTTG GCATATGTGTGCATGTATCTGGTGGCCAATATGGCGCTCTTCTGGATAACGGAAGCCATTCCATTATATTTGACAGCTCTGTTTCCAGTTTTCTTTCTGCCACTGTCCGGTATTTTG ACTTCGGAAAAGGTGTGTGGCTTTTACTTCAGTGACACCGTGGTTATGTTCGTGGGAGGACTGCTTATTGCTCTGGCCATAGAATACAGCAATCTCCATCAGCGCATCGCACTCAACACTATTCTACTAGTGGGCTGCAGTCCGAGACG CTTGCACTTCGGATTGGTCATGGTGACTTGCTTCATATCGCTTTGGATTTCAAACTCAGCTGCCACTGCTATGATGTGTCCCATAGTCAAAGCAGTACTCAATGAAATGGAAGCT caaaaaatttttgccatttacaAGTCGCAGGAAGAGGAGCCGGTGGAGGAAGGCGA CCCCCCGCATCCGTCGACCATCTCGATGGCTTTCTATTTTGGCATCGCATATTCTTCGTCCATCGGTGGTTGTGGCACCTTGATTGGAACTGGCACGAATCTGACTTATAAGGGCTTATACGATAC ACGGTTTCCCAACTCCGAGGAGAAGATTGACTTCCCCATCTTTATGGCCTACTCCATTCCGTTTGTAGTGATCGTGCTCATCTTTCTCACCTACTTCTCGCTGCAAGTCACCCACATGGGGCTCTTCCGGCCTAATAGCAAAATTGGTCAGGAGGTGAAGAAGGGCACCGAGAGCCAAGACGTTGTCAAGGACGTGATCAAGCAGCGCAAGGTGGAGTTGGGACCGATGAGTTGCCATGAGATTCAAGTGGGTCTGCTCTTCGTGCTGATGATTATCCTACTGTTTACCCGTAAGCCGGGTTTCTTTCCCGGATGGGCTGATTTCCTAAATGCCAA AGCCATAGGCAGTGGCCCGCCAGTATTTTTCGCGACAGTTCTGCTCTTCGCCCTGCCCACACAGTATACCTTCTTCAAGTACTGCTGCGGAAAGGCTCCTTTCCCAGCACAAGCGTTGGATGCCTGTCTGTCGTGGGTCTACTGCCAGAAGTATACCCCTTTTGGCCTGGCCTTTCTGTTGG GAGGAGGATTTGCTTTGGCTGAAGGCAGCAGGGTAAGCGGAATGGCCAAGATGCTGGGCGAGTCCTTAGCATTTGCTGGTAAAATGCATTCCGTTCTCGTTATTTCTATGTGTATTATAATCTCCCTATTCTGCACTGCATTCGCTTCCAACGTGGCCATCTGCAACATTCTGATCCCGATCTTCTCGGAAATG GCCCTGGCCATCAAAGTGCATCCAATGAAATTGACTTTTCCTGCTGCTCTGGCCTGCAGCCTAGCCTTTCATCTGCCCGTAAGCACCCCACCTAATGCAATTATATCAGGCTTTACGGGCTTGAAGACAAAGTACATGGCCATCGCCGGGGTTCTGCCCacatttttttcctttctatGTCTGCTGTTCACCGGAACGGTGTGGACCATGCTGATCTATCCGGGGACGACGGAATTCCCCAAGTGGGCTGTTTAG
- the LOC120451507 gene encoding S-formylglutathione hydrolase isoform X2: MTLEQLSANKCFEGEQRVYRHRSDTLNCDMTFGVFLPPAALEGKPCAVLFFLSGLTCTHENFIQKSGFQQHAARHNLIVVNPDTSPRGVEIAGQDDAYDFGSGAGFYVDAKKEPWSKHYKMYSYVTQELVDVVNANLPVVPGRRGILGHSMGGHGALISALKNPGLYQSVSAFAPIANPTECPWGQKAFAGYLGSNPDDWAQWDATHLVSQYESTPQELFIDQGAADNFLAGKQLLPENLLAAADGNEHIQTIFKQREGYDHSYFYIATFVAEHIAYHAALLTPSA, encoded by the coding sequence ATGACGCTCGAACAGCTGTCCGCAAACAAGTGCTTCGAGGGCGAGCAACGCGTGTACCGCCATCGCTCCGACACCTTAAATTGCGACATGACCTTTGGCGTCTTCCTGCCGCCGGCTGCTCTAGAGGGCAAACCGTGTGCGGTGCTGTTCTTCCTGAGCGGACTGACCTGCACCCACGAGAACTTCATCCAGAAGAGCGGCTTCCAGCAGCACGCCGCCCGTCACAACCTAATCGTTGTCAATCCGGACACTTCGCCTCGGGGAGTGGAAATCGCCGGGCAGGATGATGCCTACGACTTTGGTAGCGGGGCTGGATTCTACGTGGATGCCAAGAAGGAGCCGTGGTCCAAGCACTACAAAATGTACAGCTATGTGACTCAGGAGTTAGTGGATGTGGTCAATGCCAATCTTCCCGTGGTTCCCGGTAGGCGGGGAATATTAGGCCACAGTATGGGAGGCCACGGAGCCCTGATCAGCGCCCTCAAGAATCCTGGACTGTACCAGTCGGTGTCCGCCTTCGCCCCGATTGCCAATCCCACCGAATGCCCGTGGGGTCAGAAGGCCTTTGCCGGCTATCTGGGTTCCAATCCTGATGACTGGGCCCAGTGGGATGCCACGCATCTGGTGTCGCAGTACGAGAGCACACCGCAAGAGCTCTTTATCGACCAAGGGGCAGCAGACAACTTCCTGGCCGGCAAGCAGCTGCTTCCGGAGAACCTGCTAGCTGCCGCCGATGGCAACGAGCACATCCAGACCATCTTCAAGCAGCGCGAGGGATACGACCACAGCTACTTCTACATCGCCACCTTCGTCGCCGAGCACATCGCCTACCACGCCGCCCTGCTCACCCCTTCCGCTTGA
- the LOC120451507 gene encoding S-formylglutathione hydrolase isoform X1: protein MGRNFLRLPSVSGRSSFAYSIVACSNLPKRRSIVLSFGHIMTENMTLEQLSANKCFEGEQRVYRHRSDTLNCDMTFGVFLPPAALEGKPCAVLFFLSGLTCTHENFIQKSGFQQHAARHNLIVVNPDTSPRGVEIAGQDDAYDFGSGAGFYVDAKKEPWSKHYKMYSYVTQELVDVVNANLPVVPGRRGILGHSMGGHGALISALKNPGLYQSVSAFAPIANPTECPWGQKAFAGYLGSNPDDWAQWDATHLVSQYESTPQELFIDQGAADNFLAGKQLLPENLLAAADGNEHIQTIFKQREGYDHSYFYIATFVAEHIAYHAALLTPSA, encoded by the exons ATGGGAAGAAATTTTCTTCGTCTGCCCAGTGTAAGTGGTAGAAGCTCGTTCGCATACTCCATAGTCGCGTGTTCAAATCTTCCCAAGCGAAGGAGCATTGTACTCAGCTTTGGGCACATAATGACCGAG AACATGACGCTCGAACAGCTGTCCGCAAACAAGTGCTTCGAGGGCGAGCAACGCGTGTACCGCCATCGCTCCGACACCTTAAATTGCGACATGACCTTTGGCGTCTTCCTGCCGCCGGCTGCTCTAGAGGGCAAACCGTGTGCGGTGCTGTTCTTCCTGAGCGGACTGACCTGCACCCACGAGAACTTCATCCAGAAGAGCGGCTTCCAGCAGCACGCCGCCCGTCACAACCTAATCGTTGTCAATCCGGACACTTCGCCTCGGGGAGTGGAAATCGCCGGGCAGGATGATGCCTACGACTTTGGTAGCGGGGCTGGATTCTACGTGGATGCCAAGAAGGAGCCGTGGTCCAAGCACTACAAAATGTACAGCTATGTGACTCAGGAGTTAGTGGATGTGGTCAATGCCAATCTTCCCGTGGTTCCCGGTAGGCGGGGAATATTAGGCCACAGTATGGGAGGCCACGGAGCCCTGATCAGCGCCCTCAAGAATCCTGGACTGTACCAGTCGGTGTCCGCCTTCGCCCCGATTGCCAATCCCACCGAATGCCCGTGGGGTCAGAAGGCCTTTGCCGGCTATCTGGGTTCCAATCCTGATGACTGGGCCCAGTGGGATGCCACGCATCTGGTGTCGCAGTACGAGAGCACACCGCAAGAGCTCTTTATCGACCAAGGGGCAGCAGACAACTTCCTGGCCGGCAAGCAGCTGCTTCCGGAGAACCTGCTAGCTGCCGCCGATGGCAACGAGCACATCCAGACCATCTTCAAGCAGCGCGAGGGATACGACCACAGCTACTTCTACATCGCCACCTTCGTCGCCGAGCACATCGCCTACCACGCCGCCCTGCTCACCCCTTCCGCTTGA
- the LOC120451503 gene encoding protein I'm not dead yet 2 isoform X3 — MADQEAQRKFVLGRCCKFHWRGIITIIIPTLTMPILLHGLLNNMAEYKCLWLIVTMALMWITEALPIYVTALLPLIFCPILGLVNADKLCQQYFTETIVVFIGGLIVALGIEYCNLHTRIALRVIRIIGGSPRRLFVGIMIVSSFMGLWISNSAGTAMMCPIVKALITELNANNIFPVYMTQEEEPVEEGEPPHPSKITIAFYAGIAYANTIGGLGTLIGTGTNLVFKGIYSDRFPTSTVEITFANFMFYSIPVMVILNITLVIICFLITHMGLFRPKSKTGQIISEANKNRKLMEDVLRQRHIDLGPMNCHEIQMAIAFGSMIVLLITRKPGFFPGWSDLIDRKCVPIHIW; from the exons ATGGCAGATCAAGAAGCACAACG GAAATTCGTCTTGGGACGCTGTTGTAAGTTCCACTGGCGAGGTATTATCACAATAATCATACCTACACTCACAATGCCGATTCTTTTACATGGTCTCCTGAACAACATGGCC GAGTACAAGTGCTTGTGGCTTATTGTCACCATGGCCCTGATGTGGATTACTGAAGCCCTACCGATTTATGTCACCGCATTGTTGCCCCTTATCTTTTGTCCGATACTTGGTCTTGTG AATGCCGATAAGCTTTGCCAACAGTACTTCACCGAAACCATAGTGGTATTCATAGGTGGGCTTATTGTGGCCTTGGGAATTGAGTACTGCAATCTACACACGAGAATTGCCCTGAGAGTTATTCGGATTATCGGTGGAAGTCCTAGGCG GCTATTTGTAGGCATTATGATTGTTAGTTCGTTTATGGGATTGTGGATATCCAACTCTGCCGGAACGGCTATGATGTGTCCCATTGTTAAAGCGCTGATCACAGAATTGAATGCC AACAACATATTTCCCGTTTATATGACGCAAGAAGAAGAACCAGTAGAGGAGGGAGA ACCACCACATCCGTCCAAGATTACGATAGCCTTCTACGCTGGCATAGCCTACGCCAACACCATTGGGGGACTGGGAACTCTGATTGGTACAGGAACGAATCTGGTCTTTAAAGGCATATACTCGGA CCGGTTTCCCACTTCCACGGTGGAGATTACATTTGCCAACTTCATGTTCTACTCGATCCCCGTGATGGTGATATTAAACATTACGCTGGTTATCATTTGTTTTCTCATAACACACATGGGCCTGTTTCGACCAAAAAGTAAGACCGGACAAATTATTTCTGAGGCCAACAAAAACAGGAAACTAATGGAGGATGTTTTGCGCCAGCGCCATATTGATTTGGGCCCAATGAACTGTCATGAAATTCAAATGGCCATCGCCTTTGGTTCTATGATAGTTCTTCTTATTACCCGCAAACCGGGCTTCTTTCCGGGCTGGAGTGATTTGATTGATAGAAAGTGTGTACCCATTCATATAT GGTAG
- the LOC120451503 gene encoding protein I'm not dead yet 2 isoform X1, whose protein sequence is MADQEAQRKFVLGRCCKFHWRGIITIIIPTLTMPILLHGLLNNMAEYKCLWLIVTMALMWITEALPIYVTALLPLIFCPILGLVNADKLCQQYFTETIVVFIGGLIVALGIEYCNLHTRIALRVIRIIGGSPRRLFVGIMIVSSFMGLWISNSAGTAMMCPIVKALITELNANNIFPVYMTQEEEPVEEGEPPHPSKITIAFYAGIAYANTIGGLGTLIGTGTNLVFKGIYSDRFPTSTVEITFANFMFYSIPVMVILNITLVIICFLITHMGLFRPKSKTGQIISEANKNRKLMEDVLRQRHIDLGPMNCHEIQMAIAFGSMIVLLITRKPGFFPGWSDLIDRKVVGSSAGMFLIVLLIFALPTQYTFFKYCCGKAPFSAQAIDALLSWEYVLRNIPWGLAFLLGGGFALAEASRQSGLNIMIAKAMQVLNGLPSMVLQLITLVMSNFFSSFNANVVVANIVLPVLCEMALALEMHPLILTLPACLAISMVYFLPVSTPPNAIVTQYAHIKTKYFACCGILPTFIGLFVSMLNTNTWGMIIFPEASSFPDWAKEIKNRTKI, encoded by the exons ATGGCAGATCAAGAAGCACAACG GAAATTCGTCTTGGGACGCTGTTGTAAGTTCCACTGGCGAGGTATTATCACAATAATCATACCTACACTCACAATGCCGATTCTTTTACATGGTCTCCTGAACAACATGGCC GAGTACAAGTGCTTGTGGCTTATTGTCACCATGGCCCTGATGTGGATTACTGAAGCCCTACCGATTTATGTCACCGCATTGTTGCCCCTTATCTTTTGTCCGATACTTGGTCTTGTG AATGCCGATAAGCTTTGCCAACAGTACTTCACCGAAACCATAGTGGTATTCATAGGTGGGCTTATTGTGGCCTTGGGAATTGAGTACTGCAATCTACACACGAGAATTGCCCTGAGAGTTATTCGGATTATCGGTGGAAGTCCTAGGCG GCTATTTGTAGGCATTATGATTGTTAGTTCGTTTATGGGATTGTGGATATCCAACTCTGCCGGAACGGCTATGATGTGTCCCATTGTTAAAGCGCTGATCACAGAATTGAATGCC AACAACATATTTCCCGTTTATATGACGCAAGAAGAAGAACCAGTAGAGGAGGGAGA ACCACCACATCCGTCCAAGATTACGATAGCCTTCTACGCTGGCATAGCCTACGCCAACACCATTGGGGGACTGGGAACTCTGATTGGTACAGGAACGAATCTGGTCTTTAAAGGCATATACTCGGA CCGGTTTCCCACTTCCACGGTGGAGATTACATTTGCCAACTTCATGTTCTACTCGATCCCCGTGATGGTGATATTAAACATTACGCTGGTTATCATTTGTTTTCTCATAACACACATGGGCCTGTTTCGACCAAAAAGTAAGACCGGACAAATTATTTCTGAGGCCAACAAAAACAGGAAACTAATGGAGGATGTTTTGCGCCAGCGCCATATTGATTTGGGCCCAATGAACTGTCATGAAATTCAAATGGCCATCGCCTTTGGTTCTATGATAGTTCTTCTTATTACCCGCAAACCGGGCTTCTTTCCGGGCTGGAGTGATTTGATTGATAGAAA GGTAGTCGGAAGTTCAGCTGGAATGTTCTTGATTGTTCTATTGATTTTTGCTTTGCCCACCCAATATACGTTCTTTAAGTACTGCTGCGGTAAAG CTCCGTTTTCCGCCCAGGCGATAGATGCGTTATTATCTTGGGAATATGTTTTACGTAACATTCCCTGGGGCCTAGCATTTCTTCTGG GTGGTGGCTTTGCCTTGGCCGAGGCCAGCCGACAAAGTGGACTTAACATAATGATCGCCAAGGCCATGCAAGTCCTCAACGGATTGCCGAGTATGGTGTTGCAGTTGATTACGCTTGTAATGTCCAATTTTTTCTCGTCTTTCAACGCCAACGTTGTTGTGGCGAACATTGTCCTACCAGTTCTATGCGAAATG GCCCTTGCTCTGGAAATGCATCCTTTAATTTTAACTCTACCAGCTTGTTTGGCAATTAGCATGGTCTACTTTTTACCCGTGAGCACGCCCCCAAATGCTATTGTTACCCAATATGCACATATTAAGACCAAATACTTT gCGTGCTGCGGTATTTTGCCCACCTTTATCGGGCTTTTCGTGTCAATGCTGAACACGAATACATGGGGAATGATAATTTTTCCAGAAGCGAGTAGCTTTCCAGATTGGGCAAAGGAAATTAAGAATCgtacaaaaatttaa
- the LOC120452105 gene encoding uncharacterized protein LOC120452105 has protein sequence MANIFLIFMCFFLASTEALSFPNHNCSKYFTYGIEANGSYIGVFTADKAGVPELNFNAVFLHKGSIHQVSEFAPYPSKIDSMRNIENGYLGQAFVRFDNFTTVLPTLYNFTFNGNDLCNSTNRYFDQTFLLDPKSTRTCTSKAIRERKNNRPIMHPNFPRIEPKIRV, from the exons ATGGCAAACATATTTCTGATATTTATGTGCTTCTTTTTAGCCTCCACAGAGGCTTTAAGCTTTCCAAACCACAATTGCtcgaaatattttacataCGGCATAGAAGCCAACGGCAGTTACATAGGCGTTTTTACTGCCGATAAAGCAGGTGTTCCAGAGTTAAACTTTAATGCTGTATTCTTGCACAAGGGCTCTATACAT CAAGTCAGTGAATTTGCACCGTACCCATCAAAAATTGATTCCATGCGTAACATCGAAAATGGATATCTTGGCCAGGCGTTTGTTCGATTCGATAATTTTACCACTGTACTGCCTACACTATATAATTTTACCTTCAATGGTAACGATTTGTGTAATTCTACAAATC GATATTTCGACCAGACTTTTCTCTTAGACCCAAAATCAACACGAACATGCACCTCCAAAGCTATACGAGAGCGTAAAAACAATCGGCCAATAATGCACCCAAACTTTCCCCGAATTGAGCCCAAAATACGCGTATAA